TGCTGGAAAACCAACAAAGCCATCCCTCCGCACTGCTGTTCTTATCCGCCTTCGGCAAACTGTTGATGCTGGGCCTTTGCCTTGAAACAGGCTGGCGTGGTGGGATCTTTTTCCCTGTTTTTTTGATTGCCTGTGCCACCGGCACGGGGCTCCATCAAATCTTTCCCGACCTGGGCAGCCTCGGCAGCTGGTGCGGAGGGCTCACGGGCGCCTTTTATCGCATTCTTTTGCCTTCACCACTGGTGGTTGTTGTGCTGGGCTTGGCTTTACTTCAGGGGCATGGGGCTAGTGGTCTGCTGGTGGGAGTCGCCATGGCTCACCTGATCAAGCAGGGGACAAGCCTGGGTGATGTCCCTCCACCTCCCCAGCGAACACTCGACTCGCACGAATGTCCGAAGCCTCAATGGTCATCAAGTCGTCCTTTGTAAAGGCGTCTCCCATCCGCTCAAACAATCGATTTGCCTGACGCAGTCGTGCTCGATCGATGGCATTGCGAATCGATCGGGCATTCGCAAAAAACGGCAGCTGACGGCGTCGACCGATGTACTCCTCAAAGGCCTCATTTGCTTCAGGACTCAAGCAATAGTGCTGAGCTTCAAGCAACAAATCTGCAATGGCCATCAACTCTTGATCGCTGTAATCGGGAAAATCAAGATGGTGCGCTACCCGCGATGAAAGGCCTGGATTGGAGCTATAAAAAGTCTCCATTTTGTCTTTGTAGCCAGCAAAAATCACGACAAAATCCGTTCGTTGTCGCTCCATTTCCTGCAACAGGATCTCAATCGCCTCGGCGCCATAGTCCCGCTCATTTCCTGGCTTATAGAGGTAATAGGCCTCATCGATAAACAGCACACCACCCTGGGCACGCTTGATCATCTCTTTTGTTTTTGGCGCTGTGTGGCCCACATATTGACCAACCAGATCATCCCGGGTCGCCGTCACCAAATGCCCTTTACGCAAATATCCCAAACGGTGGAGGATTTGCGACATGCGCTGCGCAACGGTGGTTTTTCCTGTGCCAGGACGCCCTGTAAAGGACATGTGCAAACTCGGAGCCGTGCTGGGGAGATCCATCTGTTGCCGTGCCTGATCCACGAGCAACAGCGCTGCAATCTCACGAATCCGCGTCTTCACCGACGTCAGACCAATCAGCTCACGGTCCAGCTGCTCTTGAACATCGGCGACCCCAGATTCGGCATAGGCCGCCGCTAAATCAACGGATGAGGGCATCAATCTCTACCGCAAAACTGCGATCCGCATCCGTCAAAACAGCATCAGCCTCATCCGACTCAGGGCGAAGCGTGATGTTCACATACGTTTTTCCAAAACTGATATCGGGAAAGCGTTGGGTTGTCTCACTGAACTCCCCAAGGCGATCCAAGAAATCCCTGGTGGCGTTGTAACTCTCGAATTCGTAGCGCCGCTCAAGACAAACCGGGCGCTTGCGTTCCTGCCACTGATCCATGCAACGTACCGAGACCAAGCCCTCCCTAAAACCTAGAGGAGCGCTCCCCGCTGACAGCCCATCAACCGCCCAGACCAAGCCTCGGCATAGGCGCGGTTGGCAGCTTGTTGATCAGCATCGGTGGTATCGAGCGCATGGGGCATCGTTCCAGCAATCGCCCCGTTGGTGACACAGAACATCGACTTCTGGAAACTGACGCAGATTTGAACATGCACATCAACTTGGCCACGGCCGTGATCGTCGTACCAACGACCGAGTTCCTCCGGCAGATGCCGGAACATATCTTTCATGCAGAGACTGGGGGGAATACCAGCTCCCATGCTGGGAATCGGATCGGCGTATAGAGCGCCGTACTTGAAATCACTGATGTCTGGTGAAATCTGACGTGCCTGGGCGTTGTAAGACACGGTGCCGAGGAACGGCATACCCCTAAAAAACACCGCTTCCACGTAAGGAACAGCGACATCCACCAAAAATGTGAGACCAGCTTCCGGGGGCAACACCCAGATTTTTTCTCCCGCCACATCCACCCCGTAGGTGATTGGGTTAGCGGCAGCAGCAACAAGCCCATCACGGATGTGATGCACCACATCGTTGACACAGGTGACTTCCTTGATCGCATAGCGACGAGCCAAATCAACGAAAAGATCACTCATCACACGCCAGAACAAGCCCAAGCAATAGATCGTGGTGAGAGAACGAATCGACTCCGGAGCAAACCCTGGATACAACTTGTTGGTGAGGGCCAGCAAAGGATCGCGCTGGGCTTTTCGCTGGATGATCCTCTGGCAAACATCCTGAAAAGGCTCACTATCGAGATAGGCATCAAGGCCCCCAGTGCCATGCCAGAACATCGCTTTTTGACAATATTCGGCGTACTCGAAATTAATCCGATCACCGAGAAGGTGATCCCAGAGCCGCTTTGGCGTTAACCCCTCGTGGAAAAAACGAAAAATGGGGAAAGGATTGAGCAACTGCTTCTCTCCTTGATCCACCAAGTTTTTGCTGTAAGCATCAAGAACGATTCCATAGGTCTCCAACACATTCACCACCTGAACGAGATGGTCTTGCGTATCCGCCAACAACGGGGAGTCAGACAACAGGCGCTGAATTAATTCCTCTTGATCGGGGAGAACAGGCGCTGTGATTGGTTTCACTGTTGTGGTCATGACAATCCTCCGCTGAGTTGACTCAATCCGGTTGTGGCGGCCTCGCTGAGGTTGGAGAGCAGCTCAGGAGCCAAACCAAGGGCCAGAACACCAAGGCTCAAGGCAATCGCTGGCACCTGCTCGCGCAGGGAAACCCGATCCAGAACGCGCGGATTGGCGACTTCGCCTGGAGCAATGGCCAAACGCCCAAAGAATGCGCGGTTCACCAACAACAGAAAATAAACAGCGGTTAAGCCAGATCCCACCATCGAGAGCAGGGTGGCAACAGGGAACGGTTGCAAACTGCCCCGGAAAATCAGGAATTCTGAGATAAAACCAGCCATACCAGGAATACCCGCACTCGCCATCACGCCAATGATCATGAGGGATCCCGTCAGCGGCAGGCCCCGTTCGGGGTTGAGGAGGCCCCGCAAAACATTGAGATCCCTCGTGCCCGTCCGGGCGTAAACCACACCCACCAAGAGAAACAACACGCCTGAAATCAAGCCATGACTAATCATCTGGAACAGCGCCCCCATCAATCCCAGGGGAGTCGCCGCTGCTGCTGCCAATAGGACGTATCCCATGTGGCCAACGGAGCTGTAAGCCACCATCCGTTTCATATCTGTTTGGGCAATGGCCGCCAGCGAGCCATACAGCACTGAAATGGCGGCCCAAGCAGCCAGCCAAGGGGCTGCCAACTGCCAAGCCTCTGGGAATAAACCCAAGCAAAAACGCAGCAGACCGTACGTTCCCAACTTCAACAGAACACCAGCCAAAAGCACGGAAACTGGTGTTGATGCCTCCGTGTGGGCATCGGGTAGCCAGGTGTGGAACGGGAACAGCGGAATTTTGATGCCGAAACCAATCAGCAGAGCTCCCATCAGCAAGAACTGAGCTTTCAATCCCAATTCACCGCTCAGGATTGGCCTCAGGCTGAAATCCATCGTTCCGGTGACGAAGGCAAGCCCCAGGAACGCGCCAAGAATCAACATTCCCGACACAGCCGTAACGATCAAAAACTTTGTTGCGGCATAGGAGCGATTCGCCCCTCCCCAAACAGCAATTAAGAGCCACAGCGGAATCAGCTCTAATTCATAGAAGAGGAAAAAGAGAAGCAGGTTTTGAGAGAGAAACGCTCCATTCACCGCACCACTGATCACCAGCAGGAGGGCGAAATAAATCCTCGGACGGTTGTCGATGGATCGGGACGCCACTGCTGCCACCAAACACAGCACGGCATTCATCAGCACCAGTGGCAGCGACAAACCATCCACTGCCAAGGCGTAATCAAGGCCAATGGAATGCACCCAGCGAGCCTGCTCGACCAGTTGCAGGGCTGCATCGGTGGGGTCGAAAGGAAGCAACAGGGCAAAACTGGCAACGCATTGCACCACCAAAATCACAATCGCGCCGATCCGAATCCGCTCACTGCTTTGGGTCGTTGGCCAAAGCAGTAAACCGAGAGCCCCAGAGAACGGGATCAGAAGTAGGAGCGAGAGCAACATCAGATCAACTAAGTGAGGAACCAACTCACTGCTGTGAGAAAAAGAACAATGGCCACCAGAACCGTGAGCACATACGACTGGCTTTGACCGCTCACACTGAGCTTGAGCCCTTCTGCACTTTGCAAGGACAAACGAGCCACACCGTGAAGAACGCCGTCGACAACGTTGCGATCAAACCAAGCCGCAAGTCTGGAGAAACCAGCCACGACATTGACAATCGTGAGTCGATAAAAACGCTCGGTATAAAAGTCGTAGGCCAGTAGATCCTGAAACCAGCGGAGCACTGGATTCAACGACCGCGACCAAGCTTTGCTCAAGGGGATTAAGGCGCCTGCCAGCAGGCCAATCAAGCCACTGCCAACAACCAGTCCTGCCGCCCACAAAGGAAAAGCCAGCAAACCATCGAGGGATTCAAGGCGCACCAGAAGAACAGGCGTGAGAAGAACCACGACACATAAGGCGACCATCGGCAGCGCCATTTGCCAGTTCACCTCGGCGGCTCGACGGGATTTGATCAAAGCATCACCCAAGAACACATGCCGGAAGACGCGAACCAAACCCAAGGCCGTCAGCGCATTGGTGATCAGGAACACCGCCATAAACGGAATTGAGCGGACGCTTAACAACTCGATCGACTGAGCAAAAGCGAGAAAACCTCCCAGCGGCAGGAACGCGACTAAACCAGCCCCGCCGATGATGAACGACGTGGTGGTGGCAGGCATCCGGCTGCCTAAGCCCCCCAGTTCGGTGATGTCTTGGCAGTTCGTCGATGCAATCACCCCTCCGATGCTCATCGAGAGCAAAGCTTTCGAGACGGCATGGGAGAACAACAACAGCAGAGCCAACACTGGAATTTGCAAAGCGATGGCGATAAAAACCAAGCCCAGGTGTGCCGTTGTGGAATACGACATGGTTCGCTTGATATCCACCTGAGCCAAGGCCACCAAAGAGCCGCCAATCGCACTGATGCTTCCGATCACTAAAAGCACCGTCAATGCCACCGGTGAGTGCTGAAGGATGGGCATCACCTTGAGCAAAACGATGGCTCCACAGGTGACCACCACCGAATTTCTCAAAATTGAAGCGGGATTCGGCCCCTCCATGGCTTCATCTAGCCAAAGATGCATCGGGAACTGAGCGCACTTTCCGGTTGGCCCTGCGATTAAACCAAGGCCCAAAAGCGTTGCGGCAAGGGGTGACAGGGAATCAGTGGCAGCCCATGCATACAGGTCATTGAATCCCATGCCTCCAGCAAAACTGCATAGAGCCACTACGCCCATGAGCAGCAGCACATCTCCCACACGTTTGGTGAGAAAGGCATCCCGCGCGGCAGTGATCACCAGAGGCTGGGCATACCAAAAACCGACTAATAGATAAGTGGAGAGGGTGAGCATTTCCAAGAGGAAATAGCTCTGAAAGAGTGAGTCGCTCAGCACCACACCACTCATCGCTCCCTCAAAGAAGCCAAGCAAGGCAAAGAAACGAGCCAAAGCCCATTCCTTATCCATATATCCAAGCGAATACACCTGGGAAAACAGGCTCAACCCTGTGATCAGCTCGAGGGCGACAAGGTTGGTCAGCGACAAACTGAAACTGATGTCGAGCTCCAAATCCGCAACGGTGAGCCAGGGATAGGAGAGATCAACGGGTCCGGACTGAAACACCTCTTGGAGAATCACGCTGCCATGCACGAAGGCCAGCAGCGTGAGCAAGATGTTGAGATAGGCCGCTGGCCGATGGGCCACACGACGGAACAAGCCAGCTGCCCAGGGCAGGGAAACAAGCATCCCGACGAATCCGTACAACGGAATCAACCAGGCGGTTAGCAGAGAGAACGAAAGCTCCTGATTCAAAACGGCAAGCGGGATCGCAATCGGGCAGGTCGTTGATCGGGCCGAGAATCTAGGCGTGAAAAGGCCAATTGGGGGCCTCTGGTTGAACCACTTTCATCGGCGATTTGTGGTTTCAACTGCGACGGATCGCTCCTGTGCCAACGAGAGCTGGCTCAACACCATCATTGGGGCGGGCAATGATGTGGGCAGCCACGAGGCCATCGCCGACACGCTCGCAGGCGTCGGCACCGGCACGCACTGCAGCGTTCACTGCACCGGTCTCACCACGCACCATCACCGTCACATATCCACCACCGACATATTCACGGCAAACCAAGCTCACTTCCGCAGCTTTGGTCATTGCATCAGCGGCTTCAATCGCTGGAACCATGCCGCGAGTTTCAATCATGCCAAGGGCAACTCCACCGACACGGGCGTTCGAGCCTGCACCGGATGGGGCCAAGCCACCACCCCTCGGAGGCGTTTTTGCTATTGATTTCGAGGCAGGGCTCGACGACTTCTGAGCGGCCTGAGCGGTCTTCCCCTTGTCAGTCGCGCCTGCGCTTGCTGCAGCCGTGGTCGCAGCAACCGGCTTCACATCAACTGTCTTGTTAGCAGCAGTACTGCGACGACGCGGTGTGGAGGAAGGAGTAGCCATAGCTGGTAAAAATTGGATGCAGAACGGAGGCGGAGGAGAGGAGGGACAATCCCTATCCGTCCGGCGTCCAGTGATCGATGATCCCGCCGATGGTGAGATCGGTAAGCACGGTGTTATCTGGGCAGGCATGCCGCGCAGCCGAACCGCTAGCGGTGAAAACCCAGTTGCCCTTTCTGGCGCCTACAGGATCAACAGCAACCAGTTTCTTGCCCTTGTTATTCACAAGAATGCGCAAATGCATGTGATCCAAACCGGCAACGCGGAAGGTGCAGATCAACGTGTCGGATACCTGCATGATCTCCATCAGCCTGCTGAGCCTCCTGACGATTTGGTGGAGGGAGAAGAACTGGGTGAGGGCGACGCTGTTTTAGGCGGATCCGGTTCCCAATGATCGATGATCCCG
The DNA window shown above is from Synechococcus sp. CC9902 and carries:
- the cbbX gene encoding CbbX protein; this translates as MPSSVDLAAAYAESGVADVQEQLDRELIGLTSVKTRIREIAALLLVDQARQQMDLPSTAPSLHMSFTGRPGTGKTTVAQRMSQILHRLGYLRKGHLVTATRDDLVGQYVGHTAPKTKEMIKRAQGGVLFIDEAYYLYKPGNERDYGAEAIEILLQEMERQRTDFVVIFAGYKDKMETFYSSNPGLSSRVAHHLDFPDYSDQELMAIADLLLEAQHYCLSPEANEAFEEYIGRRRQLPFFANARSIRNAIDRARLRQANRLFERMGDAFTKDDLMTIEASDIRASRVFAGEVEGHHPGLSPA
- a CDS encoding 4a-hydroxytetrahydrobiopterin dehydratase, which translates into the protein MDQWQERKRPVCLERRYEFESYNATRDFLDRLGEFSETTQRFPDISFGKTYVNITLRPESDEADAVLTDADRSFAVEIDALIR
- a CDS encoding CO2 hydration protein; translated protein: MTTTVKPITAPVLPDQEELIQRLLSDSPLLADTQDHLVQVVNVLETYGIVLDAYSKNLVDQGEKQLLNPFPIFRFFHEGLTPKRLWDHLLGDRINFEYAEYCQKAMFWHGTGGLDAYLDSEPFQDVCQRIIQRKAQRDPLLALTNKLYPGFAPESIRSLTTIYCLGLFWRVMSDLFVDLARRYAIKEVTCVNDVVHHIRDGLVAAAANPITYGVDVAGEKIWVLPPEAGLTFLVDVAVPYVEAVFFRGMPFLGTVSYNAQARQISPDISDFKYGALYADPIPSMGAGIPPSLCMKDMFRHLPEELGRWYDDHGRGQVDVHVQICVSFQKSMFCVTNGAIAGTMPHALDTTDADQQAANRAYAEAWSGRLMGCQRGALL
- a CDS encoding NADH-quinone oxidoreductase subunit M produces the protein MLLSLLLLIPFSGALGLLLWPTTQSSERIRIGAIVILVVQCVASFALLLPFDPTDAALQLVEQARWVHSIGLDYALAVDGLSLPLVLMNAVLCLVAAVASRSIDNRPRIYFALLLVISGAVNGAFLSQNLLLFFLFYELELIPLWLLIAVWGGANRSYAATKFLIVTAVSGMLILGAFLGLAFVTGTMDFSLRPILSGELGLKAQFLLMGALLIGFGIKIPLFPFHTWLPDAHTEASTPVSVLLAGVLLKLGTYGLLRFCLGLFPEAWQLAAPWLAAWAAISVLYGSLAAIAQTDMKRMVAYSSVGHMGYVLLAAAAATPLGLMGALFQMISHGLISGVLFLLVGVVYARTGTRDLNVLRGLLNPERGLPLTGSLMIIGVMASAGIPGMAGFISEFLIFRGSLQPFPVATLLSMVGSGLTAVYFLLLVNRAFFGRLAIAPGEVANPRVLDRVSLREQVPAIALSLGVLALGLAPELLSNLSEAATTGLSQLSGGLS
- a CDS encoding NAD(P)H-quinone oxidoreductase subunit F — its product is MNQELSFSLLTAWLIPLYGFVGMLVSLPWAAGLFRRVAHRPAAYLNILLTLLAFVHGSVILQEVFQSGPVDLSYPWLTVADLELDISFSLSLTNLVALELITGLSLFSQVYSLGYMDKEWALARFFALLGFFEGAMSGVVLSDSLFQSYFLLEMLTLSTYLLVGFWYAQPLVITAARDAFLTKRVGDVLLLMGVVALCSFAGGMGFNDLYAWAATDSLSPLAATLLGLGLIAGPTGKCAQFPMHLWLDEAMEGPNPASILRNSVVVTCGAIVLLKVMPILQHSPVALTVLLVIGSISAIGGSLVALAQVDIKRTMSYSTTAHLGLVFIAIALQIPVLALLLLFSHAVSKALLSMSIGGVIASTNCQDITELGGLGSRMPATTTSFIIGGAGLVAFLPLGGFLAFAQSIELLSVRSIPFMAVFLITNALTALGLVRVFRHVFLGDALIKSRRAAEVNWQMALPMVALCVVVLLTPVLLVRLESLDGLLAFPLWAAGLVVGSGLIGLLAGALIPLSKAWSRSLNPVLRWFQDLLAYDFYTERFYRLTIVNVVAGFSRLAAWFDRNVVDGVLHGVARLSLQSAEGLKLSVSGQSQSYVLTVLVAIVLFLTAVSWFLT
- a CDS encoding BMC domain-containing protein; amino-acid sequence: MATPSSTPRRRSTAANKTVDVKPVAATTAAASAGATDKGKTAQAAQKSSSPASKSIAKTPPRGGGLAPSGAGSNARVGGVALGMIETRGMVPAIEAADAMTKAAEVSLVCREYVGGGYVTVMVRGETGAVNAAVRAGADACERVGDGLVAAHIIARPNDGVEPALVGTGAIRRS
- a CDS encoding carboxysome peptide B; its protein translation is MEIMQVSDTLICTFRVAGLDHMHLRILVNNKGKKLVAVDPVGARKGNWVFTASGSAARHACPDNTVLTDLTIGGIIDHWTPDG